Proteins encoded by one window of Cylindrospermum stagnale PCC 7417:
- a CDS encoding Mut7-C RNAse domain-containing protein: MAVAFFYFYAELNDFLPRHKKQVRISHSFAERASIKDMIEALGVPHPEVDCIKVNGEYVNFSYIVQDKDTIHVYPISAIAVTTQIISVRPKALSVIRFVLDIHLGKLATSLRLLGFDTLYRNDYEDEELAQISSREERILLTRDKGLLMRSLVVHGYYVRNTQPQEQIVEVLRRFDLFKKLSPFQRCLRCNGLLEAVAKESVIDQLPETVQLQTHEFHRCQDCAQIYWKGSHYERLQQFIEAIIKQGE, encoded by the coding sequence ATGGCTGTTGCTTTTTTCTACTTTTATGCAGAATTGAATGATTTTTTACCACGACATAAAAAGCAGGTCAGAATATCTCACTCCTTTGCAGAGAGAGCCTCTATTAAAGACATGATTGAGGCTTTAGGTGTGCCCCATCCAGAAGTTGATTGTATAAAAGTTAATGGGGAATATGTAAATTTTTCTTACATTGTGCAGGATAAAGATACTATCCATGTTTATCCAATTTCTGCTATAGCTGTGACTACACAAATTATTTCTGTGCGACCAAAAGCGCTCAGTGTAATTCGCTTTGTTTTAGATATTCATTTAGGTAAGCTAGCGACATCTTTAAGATTGTTAGGCTTTGATACTTTATACCGTAATGATTATGAGGATGAAGAATTAGCACAAATATCTTCTAGGGAAGAACGGATACTCTTGACTCGTGATAAAGGTCTATTAATGCGGAGCTTGGTGGTGCATGGTTATTATGTAAGAAACACTCAACCTCAAGAGCAAATAGTGGAAGTATTACGACGCTTCGACTTATTTAAAAAATTATCGCCCTTTCAAAGATGTTTACGGTGCAATGGGTTATTAGAAGCTGTAGCTAAAGAATCTGTTATTGACCAATTGCCTGAAACTGTACAATTGCAGACTCATGAATTTCATCGCTGTCAAGACTGTGCTCAAATTTATTGGAAAGGGTCACATTATGAACGCTTGCAACAGTTTATTGAGGCGATAATTAAGCAAGGGGAATAG
- a CDS encoding helix-turn-helix domain-containing protein, with amino-acid sequence MPYTIPNNSCVGCDNCRPLCPTGAIKIENGEYWIDPCLCNNCEGFYPEPQCVIVCPTNSPMPWRAKKGRCKVEPRDATSPDLFSNGKNHSFASAIAIWEACNLLSQRTSLHWETDEEGYLCYSRQVNQGRGAITFHIQDPLQVGNRATDLQAIEGLDIRAAAIHLIFAAHATALDQPWEQEFAIDERQIEKYLGLEKRKDLSKIAKLTLMKNIVQQACSLIISIDWPQQGRIRGFSVTQSCLWHLTKIEHHFQEDDLGCKYLIGLTFKIRPGIWTQHFLNKQACKERTAFYQYGSLPKTLLTTVMSIWQQHEGAVRLMLWLLFKTKMGKEQRITIPTLLRVAYGEEKVALASRQREERKRLLRTFESDLEMLNHYGIKPLFDPITYPPEIQPLWAKLVDLPEDPDEALEFWINDGGGETRLTDTGPRGKWNLLMNARILSFELPPEWDQQNSESDKKQRQAANTKKKPKPTGDLLGEQILQARKNLNLSQRDLAKLTGKSQSWIRDVENGRLKPKLEDQALLRKLLNIGNG; translated from the coding sequence ATGCCTTATACAATTCCTAACAACAGTTGCGTTGGATGTGACAACTGTCGTCCCTTATGTCCCACGGGTGCAATCAAAATAGAGAACGGTGAATACTGGATCGATCCTTGTCTTTGTAACAATTGTGAAGGTTTTTATCCTGAACCCCAATGTGTAATCGTCTGTCCGACAAATTCTCCTATGCCTTGGCGGGCAAAAAAGGGCAGATGTAAAGTTGAACCGCGAGATGCTACCAGTCCAGATTTATTTTCTAATGGCAAAAATCATTCATTTGCTTCTGCGATCGCTATTTGGGAAGCTTGCAATCTATTGTCCCAGCGCACATCTCTACATTGGGAAACAGATGAAGAGGGATACTTATGTTACAGCCGACAAGTTAATCAAGGCCGGGGTGCGATTACCTTTCACATCCAAGATCCATTGCAAGTCGGTAATCGAGCCACAGACTTACAAGCAATTGAAGGGCTAGATATCCGAGCCGCAGCCATACATCTGATTTTCGCCGCCCATGCTACAGCCTTAGATCAACCTTGGGAGCAGGAATTTGCCATCGACGAGCGCCAAATTGAGAAATATTTAGGGCTAGAGAAACGCAAAGACCTGAGCAAAATTGCCAAGCTGACTTTAATGAAAAACATCGTTCAGCAAGCTTGCTCATTGATCATTTCCATAGACTGGCCCCAACAAGGTCGAATTAGAGGATTCTCAGTTACACAAAGTTGCTTGTGGCATTTGACGAAAATTGAGCACCACTTTCAAGAAGATGATCTAGGCTGCAAATATCTCATCGGACTGACTTTTAAAATTAGACCTGGCATCTGGACACAACATTTCTTAAACAAACAAGCCTGTAAAGAGCGAACCGCATTCTATCAATATGGCAGTCTACCCAAAACACTCTTAACTACAGTTATGAGTATTTGGCAGCAACACGAAGGCGCCGTCAGACTCATGTTGTGGTTGCTGTTTAAAACCAAAATGGGCAAAGAACAACGCATCACCATTCCTACCTTGCTGCGCGTTGCTTATGGTGAAGAAAAAGTCGCCCTAGCCTCTAGACAACGGGAAGAACGCAAGCGCCTACTGCGAACCTTTGAAAGTGATTTGGAAATGCTCAATCACTATGGAATCAAACCACTTTTTGACCCAATTACCTACCCACCAGAAATTCAACCCCTATGGGCAAAATTAGTCGATCTACCCGAAGATCCAGATGAAGCCTTGGAATTTTGGATTAATGACGGTGGTGGTGAGACTCGCCTCACAGACACAGGTCCCCGTGGTAAGTGGAATCTGCTCATGAATGCCCGAATTTTGTCCTTTGAACTCCCCCCAGAATGGGATCAGCAAAACTCGGAATCAGACAAAAAGCAGCGGCAAGCTGCTAATACCAAAAAAAAGCCCAAACCCACAGGCGATTTACTCGGCGAACAGATTTTGCAAGCACGAAAAAATCTAAATCTCTCCCAGAGAGATTTAGCAAAGCTCACAGGTAAAAGCCAAAGCTGGATTCGCGATGTCGAAAATGGTCGTTTAAAACCCAAATTAGAAGACCAAGCCCTACTACGGAAATTGCTAAATATTGGTAATGGGTAA
- the fdxB gene encoding ferredoxin III, nif-specific: MAQLTGLTFGGKTWTPKFAQEIDKDKCIGCGRCIKVCGHNVLGLKALNEEGEFVEDEDDEEIERKVMAVTSPENCIGCEACSRICPKNCYSHTTVNN; the protein is encoded by the coding sequence ATGGCACAACTCACAGGGTTGACATTTGGCGGTAAAACTTGGACACCTAAATTTGCTCAAGAGATTGACAAAGATAAATGTATCGGTTGTGGCAGATGTATTAAAGTGTGTGGTCACAATGTACTGGGTTTAAAGGCACTCAATGAAGAAGGGGAATTTGTGGAAGATGAAGATGATGAAGAAATTGAACGCAAAGTAATGGCTGTTACCTCCCCTGAAAACTGTATTGGTTGTGAAGCTTGTTCACGCATTTGTCCCAAGAACTGCTACAGCCATACCACAGTAAACAATTAA
- a CDS encoding potassium channel family protein, whose protein sequence is MKPRIIVCGLGRTGYKIFRLLRQQGAYVVGIHHKPIPVETAGNVIIGDLQTAATLMAAGIEMAHTLVIASSDDALNLSIMMQARVLNPQIRVINRFYNTSLGDRLDQTLPDHWSMSVVGLAATVFTFAALGNQAIGQIKLLQQTWPIQEEKIDENHPWRGRKLSELWEDRSRMLIYYLPVEGKMNLVSAVLSEQKLKLGDRLIVSTQPRIRSPRKSLIIKLLKVITNIKQFQQHAKAVVGMAIALLVIILLATLTYVSAKLNISFIDALYFAVGMITGAGGNDKVLEQAPDSIKIFTILIMLIGAAVIGIWYAMLTDFVLGSRFKQFWDAARIPQRYHYIVCGLSGIGIKIVQQLHANGHEVVVIETDSNNRFVNTARGLGIPVILGDASFQATLKTSNIHSAAAVLAVTNNDATNLEIALKAKNLTPSIPVIVHYADPDFAGMAQQLFDFEAVLSPAELAAPAFAAAALGGKIIGNGITADSLWVAFASVITPTHPFCHQPVKDVAMSADFVPLYIETNFQTLHCWDLLETTLSPGDILYLTMPANRLYQLWRDEQQALAG, encoded by the coding sequence ATGAAACCTCGAATCATTGTTTGTGGCTTAGGACGTACCGGTTATAAAATTTTTCGTTTGCTGAGACAACAGGGAGCCTATGTCGTTGGCATTCATCACAAACCTATCCCTGTAGAAACCGCAGGAAATGTGATTATTGGCGATTTACAAACGGCTGCAACCTTGATGGCAGCGGGAATTGAGATGGCGCACACCTTGGTGATTGCTAGCTCTGATGATGCGTTAAATTTGTCAATTATGATGCAGGCGCGGGTACTGAATCCCCAGATTCGGGTAATCAACCGCTTTTATAATACAAGTTTAGGCGATCGCTTAGATCAGACTTTGCCAGACCACTGGAGTATGAGTGTGGTGGGTTTAGCAGCCACAGTCTTTACTTTTGCGGCCCTGGGAAACCAAGCAATCGGACAAATCAAGTTATTGCAGCAAACTTGGCCCATCCAGGAAGAAAAAATTGATGAAAACCATCCGTGGAGAGGTCGAAAACTCAGTGAGTTGTGGGAAGACCGTTCGCGGATGCTGATTTATTACTTGCCGGTGGAAGGTAAAATGAACTTGGTGTCTGCGGTGTTGTCTGAACAAAAGCTGAAATTAGGCGATCGCTTAATTGTCAGTACTCAACCCCGCATCCGTTCCCCGCGCAAGTCTTTAATTATCAAGCTGCTGAAGGTCATCACCAATATTAAACAATTTCAGCAACACGCTAAAGCAGTTGTCGGAATGGCGATCGCTTTATTAGTAATAATTTTACTGGCTACCCTCACCTATGTTTCCGCCAAATTAAATATCTCCTTTATTGATGCCTTATATTTTGCCGTCGGTATGATTACTGGCGCTGGTGGTAACGACAAAGTATTAGAACAGGCACCCGATAGCATTAAAATATTTACCATTCTCATCATGCTAATTGGGGCAGCGGTGATTGGTATTTGGTACGCTATGCTTACCGATTTCGTTTTAGGCAGCCGCTTTAAGCAATTTTGGGATGCAGCCAGAATTCCCCAACGCTATCACTACATCGTCTGTGGCTTGAGTGGCATTGGCATCAAAATTGTCCAACAACTCCACGCCAACGGACATGAGGTGGTAGTAATTGAAACCGACAGCAATAACAGATTTGTCAATACCGCTAGAGGTTTAGGTATTCCCGTAATTCTCGGCGATGCTAGCTTCCAAGCTACCCTGAAAACCAGCAATATCCATTCTGCCGCCGCAGTGTTAGCTGTTACCAACAACGATGCCACTAATTTAGAAATTGCCCTCAAAGCTAAAAACTTAACTCCCAGCATTCCGGTGATTGTTCATTATGCCGATCCTGATTTTGCCGGGATGGCCCAACAGCTTTTTGATTTCGAGGCGGTATTGAGTCCCGCTGAATTAGCAGCACCAGCTTTTGCAGCCGCTGCACTGGGGGGAAAAATCATCGGTAATGGCATTACAGCAGATAGTCTTTGGGTGGCTTTTGCTTCTGTGATTACACCAACACACCCTTTTTGCCATCAGCCGGTCAAAGATGTCGCCATGTCTGCTGACTTTGTGCCTTTGTATATAGAAACTAATTTTCAAACCCTTCACTGTTGGGATTTGCTAGAAACTACCCTCAGTCCTGGGGATATTTTGTATTTGACGATGCCGGCAAATCGGTTATATCAATTGTGGCGCGATGAACAGCAAGCGCTGGCTGGTTGA
- a CDS encoding sucrase ferredoxin, whose product MNTFFCSDYSRQIGEDVIGSATNYQTYILVECPPPWVSEPFNSKWVPENLRFLVEEVKRARLPISFLLIANDSSHKVNQTTLLIYQKQQGLSSGYRKQEFKLENIEQVATVVRKCLWSKSPESKVETGVTRDILVCTHGSHDKCCARYGNPFYFHATDTVANLYLDNVRVWRSTHFGGHRFAPTAIDLPEGRYYGVLDQDTFSSILTRTGDIQCLNKVYRGWGILPTALQVLERELILNHGWDWFNYKVAGKILEQSLDNNTILAELTFEKPSGSLYTYQAKLVKDQVKSQELRTSCNALQQSVVVKYAVDNLYLTSRKVVTYSV is encoded by the coding sequence ATGAATACTTTTTTTTGCTCTGACTATTCGCGGCAAATAGGAGAAGATGTTATTGGTAGCGCGACCAATTACCAAACTTATATTTTAGTCGAGTGTCCTCCTCCTTGGGTATCAGAACCGTTTAATTCCAAATGGGTACCAGAGAATTTGCGGTTTTTGGTAGAAGAAGTGAAGCGTGCTAGACTACCAATCAGCTTTCTGTTAATTGCTAATGATTCATCACACAAAGTAAATCAGACCACCCTATTGATTTATCAAAAACAACAGGGTTTAAGTAGTGGCTACCGCAAGCAAGAGTTTAAGCTAGAAAATATTGAGCAAGTAGCAACCGTTGTCCGAAAATGTTTGTGGAGTAAAAGTCCTGAATCTAAAGTAGAAACCGGTGTAACTAGAGATATTTTAGTCTGTACCCACGGTAGCCATGATAAGTGCTGCGCTAGATATGGCAATCCCTTTTACTTTCATGCTACAGATACTGTTGCTAATTTGTATTTGGATAATGTACGGGTTTGGAGATCAACCCATTTTGGCGGACATAGATTTGCCCCCACAGCCATAGACTTGCCAGAAGGAAGATATTACGGGGTTCTCGATCAAGATACATTCAGTTCGATTCTCACCCGTACTGGCGATATTCAATGTTTAAATAAAGTCTATCGCGGCTGGGGAATTCTGCCAACTGCACTACAGGTGTTGGAAAGAGAATTAATTTTGAACCACGGATGGGACTGGTTTAACTACAAAGTAGCCGGCAAAATTTTAGAGCAAAGTTTAGACAATAATACGATTCTCGCTGAACTAACTTTTGAAAAACCTTCTGGTTCTCTCTACACTTACCAAGCCAAACTTGTGAAAGATCAAGTCAAGAGTCAAGAACTGCGGACTTCTTGCAATGCTTTACAACAGTCAGTGGTTGTAAAATATGCTGTAGATAATCTTTATCTTACCTCTAGAAAGGTAGTAACTTATAGTGTGTAA
- a CDS encoding histidine kinase N-terminal 7TM domain-containing diguanylate cyclase, which translates to MLFQCNLYFILLSITAIISVTVAFAAWQRRSICLASKPFILMMLAIALYATAAAMEAAAIAISEKIFWSKLEYVGSGSLITLFLMFAMHFTNRNRWLTPRNTALLWVIPSLNVALVATNEYHRLVWYDFLPDPNGSTFVIYKHGLGFFWIMTCVYVYTILGAVLLIQKSLLPSVLHRQQSCMTLAGAAFPLLGASMYMLGFTPPGLNIAPMSFMLTGLLVFVSLFHFRMFDLVPIARDTLIERMSDGVLVLDVKNRIIDINPAAKHLIGVKGLHFGQSADQIISKWPEILGLYHADESVKTEIFIDSVIHRYLELQITPLHDYRQQLTGRLLILRDITQRYQAEAELRKANKRLQKQVLEIETLQVQLREQATRDGLTGLFNRRYFDEILPKELMRAAQDCYPVALMIMDIDYFKNINDSFGHPAGDRVIQLFADLLRCYSSSGGIVCRYGGEEFVLVLPGMTLENALQHAEQIRLSFEATPLEFGGKEISATVSGGVGVFPDHGKTSNDLLQVVDQALYAAKSDGRNCIKYVQNN; encoded by the coding sequence ATGCTTTTTCAGTGCAACCTCTACTTTATTCTACTGAGTATTACGGCCATCATTTCAGTCACCGTTGCCTTTGCAGCTTGGCAACGGCGCTCAATTTGCCTGGCTAGCAAGCCTTTTATATTGATGATGCTAGCGATCGCACTTTACGCTACAGCAGCAGCGATGGAAGCTGCGGCGATCGCCATTTCCGAAAAAATATTTTGGTCAAAACTGGAGTATGTCGGCTCAGGTAGTCTAATTACACTCTTCCTGATGTTTGCAATGCACTTCACAAACAGAAATCGCTGGCTAACGCCTCGAAATACAGCGTTGCTATGGGTTATCCCTAGCTTGAATGTCGCTTTGGTAGCAACCAACGAATACCATCGTTTAGTCTGGTATGACTTTTTGCCAGATCCAAATGGTAGTACCTTTGTGATTTATAAACACGGTCTTGGTTTTTTTTGGATTATGACCTGTGTTTACGTTTATACAATTCTAGGTGCAGTGCTGCTGATTCAGAAGTCCTTACTACCATCAGTTCTGCATCGCCAGCAGTCTTGCATGACATTAGCTGGTGCAGCATTCCCACTGTTGGGAGCTAGTATGTATATGCTAGGCTTCACTCCTCCCGGTCTGAATATCGCCCCGATGAGCTTCATGCTAACCGGACTGTTGGTTTTCGTTAGCCTTTTTCACTTCCGAATGTTTGACCTCGTGCCGATAGCTAGAGACACCCTGATTGAAAGAATGAGTGACGGTGTGCTGGTGTTGGATGTAAAAAACCGGATTATTGACATTAATCCGGCAGCAAAACATCTGATTGGAGTAAAAGGACTGCATTTTGGACAATCGGCCGATCAAATTATTTCAAAATGGCCAGAAATCCTTGGGCTATACCACGCTGATGAAAGTGTCAAAACAGAGATATTCATCGATTCGGTAATACATCGTTATCTAGAGCTACAGATTACGCCATTACACGATTATCGCCAACAGTTAACAGGGCGTCTGCTGATTTTGCGTGACATTACACAACGCTATCAGGCTGAGGCTGAACTGCGAAAGGCTAATAAACGGTTACAAAAACAGGTACTCGAAATTGAAACCCTACAGGTTCAGCTACGGGAACAGGCTACACGGGATGGACTCACAGGTTTATTCAATCGGCGTTATTTTGACGAGATATTGCCAAAAGAACTGATGCGGGCAGCGCAGGATTGTTATCCTGTAGCCTTGATGATCATGGATATCGATTATTTTAAGAATATTAATGATAGCTTCGGACACCCGGCTGGCGATCGCGTCATCCAATTATTTGCAGACCTTCTTCGCTGCTATAGTTCCTCTGGGGGCATCGTCTGCCGATATGGTGGCGAGGAGTTTGTATTGGTTTTACCCGGTATGACCCTAGAGAATGCCCTTCAGCACGCTGAACAAATTCGGTTATCCTTTGAAGCTACGCCACTGGAATTTGGCGGTAAAGAAATATCTGCAACGGTTTCCGGCGGAGTCGGCGTGTTTCCTGATCATGGAAAAACCAGCAACGATCTCTTGCAAGTAGTTGATCAAGCTTTGTATGCCGCTAAATCAGATGGGCGCAATTGTATCAAGTATGTGCAGAATAACTAG
- the coxB gene encoding cytochrome c oxidase subunit II, translated as MQKVPVSLWTLLAGLLISAISILIGQNHTLMPVQASLQAPLVDGFFNIMFTIAIALFLVVEGTIVIFLIKYRRRRGDDTDGVPVEGNTALEIFWTAVPTVIVVVLGIYSVDVYNKMGGFEPAGHVHSSAHVAHVSGSAMAATLNDQSASTTEASIGIGGTPNAQGKPADLVVDVKGIQYAWLFNYPESGISAGELHVPVGADVQLNLSADDVIHSFWVPNFRLKQDALPGIATELRFVATKVGTYPVVCAELCGGYHGSMRSQVIVHTPEDYQSWLTENQLAQQQDMHQAVAVNPANLSTSEFLAPHVRDMGISAATLKSLVISH; from the coding sequence ATGCAAAAAGTCCCTGTTTCACTGTGGACGCTGTTAGCTGGGTTGTTAATTTCAGCTATCAGCATCTTGATTGGTCAAAACCACACTCTAATGCCGGTGCAAGCATCGCTACAAGCGCCTTTGGTAGACGGATTCTTCAATATCATGTTTACCATCGCTATTGCCCTGTTTTTAGTAGTAGAAGGAACCATTGTAATTTTTTTGATTAAGTATCGTCGCCGTCGGGGTGATGATACTGATGGTGTGCCTGTGGAAGGGAACACTGCTTTAGAAATTTTTTGGACTGCTGTCCCTACAGTAATTGTGGTTGTTTTGGGCATCTACAGTGTGGATGTTTATAACAAAATGGGCGGGTTTGAGCCTGCGGGACATGTTCATTCTTCGGCTCATGTTGCTCATGTTTCAGGTAGTGCAATGGCTGCTACTTTGAATGATCAATCAGCATCAACAACTGAGGCGTCAATCGGTATTGGTGGGACGCCTAATGCTCAAGGTAAGCCAGCCGATTTGGTTGTGGATGTGAAGGGGATTCAGTACGCTTGGTTGTTTAATTATCCCGAAAGTGGCATTTCGGCAGGGGAGTTACACGTTCCTGTTGGTGCTGATGTGCAGTTGAATCTCTCAGCAGATGATGTGATTCATTCTTTTTGGGTGCCAAACTTCCGGTTGAAGCAAGATGCGCTTCCTGGTATCGCGACTGAATTGCGTTTCGTCGCTACTAAAGTAGGTACATATCCTGTAGTTTGTGCGGAATTGTGCGGTGGTTATCACGGTTCGATGCGATCGCAAGTTATTGTCCACACCCCAGAAGATTATCAAAGCTGGCTAACAGAAAACCAACTTGCACAACAGCAAGATATGCATCAAGCGGTTGCAGTTAACCCAGCTAATTTATCAACTTCGGAGTTTCTTGCACCTCATGTCCGCGATATGGGTATTAGTGCTGCAACTTTAAAGTCATTAGTCATTAGTCATTAG
- a CDS encoding nuclease-related domain-containing protein, with the protein MRTLKQSPALREKFQQQVDVKKSVKRQEVQESLGNGFLGSLGAAVFEIKQFQNQIKGNLGEFGVSLLLKSLPDSWVIFNNALIPTSNVNTLTEIDLLIIGAGGIFLVEVKTWKGSFTAYKDKWKRREGNNWEVISNSPTSQSIYHQKMFSQWINCLIPNLPDGVVKAPVIFPVAKWLGVTDCSVPVLQGIPALLQMIVSSADCLTPMQVQVIAEAVEDLTTPAKSVEITKPIPKPKRENLTDVKAVKDLTIPAKSVEITKPIPKPKLIKRENLKD; encoded by the coding sequence ATGCGAACCCTTAAACAATCACCGGCGCTTAGGGAAAAATTCCAACAACAGGTTGATGTAAAAAAATCTGTCAAACGGCAAGAAGTTCAAGAATCATTAGGTAATGGTTTTTTGGGTTCATTGGGTGCAGCAGTATTTGAAATTAAGCAATTTCAAAACCAAATTAAAGGCAATTTGGGTGAATTTGGTGTTTCACTGCTGCTGAAATCATTACCTGATAGCTGGGTAATATTTAATAATGCTTTAATACCTACCTCTAACGTAAATACTTTAACAGAAATAGATTTATTAATTATTGGTGCAGGTGGAATTTTTTTAGTAGAGGTAAAAACTTGGAAAGGGTCATTTACTGCTTATAAAGATAAATGGAAACGACGAGAGGGAAATAACTGGGAAGTAATATCAAATAGTCCAACTTCTCAAAGTATCTATCATCAAAAAATGTTTAGTCAGTGGATTAATTGTTTGATTCCTAATCTACCTGATGGAGTAGTTAAGGCTCCTGTAATTTTTCCTGTAGCTAAATGGTTAGGAGTGACTGATTGCTCAGTTCCGGTTTTGCAAGGTATTCCCGCACTACTACAAATGATAGTAAGTTCTGCTGATTGCTTAACACCAATGCAAGTGCAGGTAATTGCTGAAGCGGTTGAAGATTTGACGACTCCTGCAAAAAGTGTTGAAATTACTAAACCGATTCCTAAGCCTAAACGCGAGAATTTGACTGATGTTAAAGCAGTTAAAGATTTGACGATTCCTGCTAAAAGTGTTGAAATTACTAAGCCGATTCCTAAGCCTAAACTGATTAAGCGTGAGAATTTGAAAGATTGA
- a CDS encoding ROK family protein, translated as MAFILALDFGGTKLAAATVNVGSREWLRYESRLSPANADVLSDLDIMRSLIDSLLKGSKPDAIGVSFGGPVDAATGLVRLSHHVPGWENIPLKDLLEEEYRVPVTVDNDANVAALGEHRFGAGQGYESLFYITISTGVGGGWILNGKPWRGASGMAGEIGHMVVDPHGPVCLCGKRGCVERLASGPYMAQNAREILAAESLSRKGIVRGEILRNLVGDNLSLLTGQLVSQAAAEGDNLAQEVLQKAAWALGVGIGNVANLMNPQRFVLGGGVTKAGEAFWQVVRRVARETALPEVNFEIVRAVLGDDAPLWGAVALGLEVLH; from the coding sequence ATGGCATTTATATTAGCTCTTGATTTTGGCGGAACTAAACTGGCGGCGGCGACGGTAAATGTCGGTTCTAGGGAGTGGCTACGTTATGAAAGTCGTCTCTCACCGGCGAATGCAGATGTGCTGAGTGATTTAGATATAATGCGATCGCTAATTGATTCTCTACTCAAAGGCTCAAAACCCGATGCCATTGGTGTTAGTTTTGGCGGCCCAGTAGACGCAGCCACAGGTTTAGTGCGACTCTCTCACCATGTCCCCGGCTGGGAAAACATACCCCTGAAAGACTTGCTAGAAGAAGAATATCGCGTGCCTGTGACTGTAGACAACGATGCCAATGTAGCGGCTTTAGGCGAACATCGCTTTGGTGCTGGGCAGGGATACGAAAGCCTGTTTTACATCACCATCAGCACCGGCGTGGGTGGTGGTTGGATACTCAATGGCAAACCTTGGCGGGGTGCATCAGGGATGGCTGGGGAAATTGGACATATGGTTGTCGATCCTCATGGGCCAGTATGTCTGTGTGGTAAGCGCGGTTGTGTGGAACGTTTAGCATCTGGCCCCTACATGGCCCAAAATGCCAGAGAAATTTTAGCAGCTGAATCTCTGAGTCGAAAAGGCATCGTCAGGGGAGAGATATTGAGGAATTTAGTAGGGGATAATTTAAGCCTACTTACGGGGCAATTAGTCAGTCAAGCGGCAGCAGAGGGAGATAATTTAGCTCAGGAAGTTTTGCAAAAGGCAGCTTGGGCGCTAGGTGTGGGTATTGGCAATGTCGCAAACTTGATGAACCCCCAGCGCTTTGTTTTGGGTGGTGGTGTGACAAAAGCGGGAGAGGCTTTTTGGCAAGTGGTGCGAAGAGTAGCGCGAGAGACAGCGTTACCAGAAGTTAATTTTGAAATTGTCCGTGCGGTGCTGGGTGATGATGCACCGTTGTGGGGTGCTGTGGCTTTGGGTTTAGAAGTTTTGCATTGA